In Salarias fasciatus chromosome 20, fSalaFa1.1, whole genome shotgun sequence, a single window of DNA contains:
- the mkrn4 gene encoding makorin, ring finger protein, 4, whose translation MEAAGSQEICRLFMNGSCRFGSRCFFRHELPFPSSSQICRYFIKGQCWFGEQCRYRHVLQPEAYRAAADRRGSVPSVSSSSVPFSPDRRGSEPSVLQSEASRESRATSQTTATIIRPLPDSGPLIANTNEGQAQETNLDSVQRSDVAQQGASQGTNEEPSSSDTVEDGAAVAAASGSAEDAGAAAAAPASSAAQSKAEVAQAFLRSKEVTCGICMDKVYEKPDSRDHVFGILPNCSHSYCLKCIRTWRKSKDFGPDLVKNCPQCRVSSAFYVPHKYWVEGQEKDRLIAAFKQKFGKRRCHFYSQHGYCPFKAECLHRHDKPPAHRLTRYTEDEDDSESEDMGLFGFFIAMTFLSLDEDDDDFDWPFFITED comes from the exons ATGGAAGCGGCTGGTAGTCAGGAGATCTGCCG ACTTTTCATGAATGGCTCCTGCAGATttggttccagatgtttttttcgCCATGAACTGCCATTTCCATCCTCATCCCAGATCTGTAGGTACTTCATTAAAGGTCAATGCTGGTTTGGTGAGCAGTGCAG GTATCGCCACGTCCTTCAGCCTGAGGCTTACAGAGCGGCTGCAGACAGGAGGGGCTCGGTGCCCTcggtctcctcctccagcgtgCCTTTCTCTCCTGACAGGAGGGGGTCCGAGCCTTCTGTCCTGCAGTCTGAGGCTTCCAGGGAGAGTCGTGCCACTTCACAGACTACAGCTACCATCATCCGCCCTCTTCCTGACAGTGGTCCCCTGATAGCAAATACAAATGAAGGACAAGCACAAG AAACTAACTTGGACTCTGTTCAGAGATCAGATGTTGCGCAACAAGGTGCAAGCCAAGGAACAAATGag GAACCCTCTTCATCAGATACAGTGGAGGACGGAGCTGCTGTTGCCGCTGCTTCCGGATCAGCTGAGGAcgccggagctgctgctgcggctcctGCGTCGTCAGCTGCTCAAAGCAAAGCTGAGGTAGCACAGGCCTTCCTCCGGAGTAAAGAGGTGACCTGTGGGATCTGCATGGACAAGGTGTATGAAAAGCCCGATTCAAGAGACCATGTCTTTGGAATCCTGCCAAACTGCAGCCACTCGTATTGCTTGAAGTGCATCAGGACCTGGAGGAAATCCAAAGACTTTGGTCCAGACCTGGTGAA GAACTGCCCCCAGTGCAGAGTGAGCTCTGCTTTCTATGTGCCACATAAATACTGGGTGGAAGGACAAGAAAAGGATCGTTTGATCGctgcattcaaacaaaaattCGG TAAGAGAAGGTGCCATTTTTATTCTCAACACGGTTACTGTCCTTTCAAAGCGGAATGCCTTCATCGACACGACAAGCCTCCGGCACACAGACTGACTCGG TATACAGAAGATGAAGACGACAGCGAGAGCGAAGACATGGGCCTCTTCGGTTTTTTTATCGCCATGACTTTCCTCAGCCTCGATGAAGATGACGACGACTTTGATTGGCCTTTTTTCATTACTGAAGATTAG
- the fance gene encoding Fanconi anemia group E protein, whose translation MFLERFDGQSRLLVRSLMSGPSGALCEVPPGVHRALAVLRRQQQADPDCSSPADMLETLCREEIAGEEAPAAAAHTLTLRPLVCLFPSLFKQNLLSFIYLVHRTLPRTGVVCLLQCLSRDPRPNPWVSALSRQLERSLEARQTEPLCSAACSRRLTELSQRRLGSDEAGGWARCFSGEAAESEPEPEPAALSPDPEALSPEPAPLRKRKSTFTSLDSDGDDVGQQRKRVKTDVCEDESDHEDNPITDTVTPRVSEVDASAENPAADGSNEALPEHIKTSALQIKELLGCQTEWDQSSMGVFRVLNDCDPQQVEAICKLLNLSDLPEQTLPKVCSSVLSLSPDLSYSTAATLIKNLLLDKVLSLSEAASRCLVTAVTSLCARYPRPMSHALIGPVLQEENVGAPQAELLNRLIESCLDSHYRLLVFQTTFKVPWSEAALSVIHSLLDLKPDLNEEVFTQFAEQLVRQSSQFTKSVKFAKMMLTVLTKYSGHVTPEHKHALSACLASNQTFLKKSLQAALKRIT comes from the exons ATGTTTCTGGAGCGGTTTGACGGGCAGTCGAGGCTGCTGGTCCGCTCTCTTATGTCCGGACCCTCCGGGGCCTTGTGTGAAGTCCCCCCCGGGGTCCACAGGGCTCTCGCCGTCCTCCGccggcagcagcaggccgacCCGGACTGCTCCTCCCCGGCTGACATGCTGGAAACTCTGTGCCGGGAGGAGATAGCCGGAGAGgaggctcctgctgctgctgcgcacacactcaccct GAGACCGCTGGTGTGTCTGTTTCCATCGTTATTCAAGCAAAACCTGCTGTCTTTCATCTACCTGGTGCACCGGACTCTCCCTCGCACCGGGGTTGTGTGCCTGCTGCAGTGCCTGAGCCGCGACCCTCGCCCAAACCCCTGGGTCAGCGCTCTGAgcaggcagctggagagaagccTGGAGGCCCGTCAGACCGAGCCGCTGTGCAGCGCGGCCTGCAGCCGTAGGCTGACGGAGCTGTCCCAGCGTCGGCTTGGATCAGatgaggctggaggctgggccaGGTGCTTCAGTGGTGAGGCAGCAGAgtctgaacctgaacctgaacctgctGCCCTCTCACCTGATCCTGAGGCCCTCTCACCTGAGCCAGCCCcactgaggaaaagaaaaagcactttTACGAGTCTGGACTCAGACGGTGACGATGTGGGACAGCAGAGGAAGCGGGTGAAGACAGACGTGTGTGAGGATGAGTCCGACCATGAAGATAATCCCATCACAGACACGGTGACACCACGAGTGTCAGAAGTCGATGCATCAGCAGAAAATCCAGCAGCAGATGGTTCAAATGAGGCTCTGCCTGAACATATAAAG ACTTCAGCTCTTCAGATCAAAGAATTGCTGGGATGCCAGACAGAG TGGGATCAGAGCTCTATGGGAGTGTTCAGGGTGCTGAACGACTGTGACCCACAACAA GTGGAGGCCATCTGTAAGCTGCTGAATTTGTCAGACCTGCCAGAACAGACTCTCCCTAAAGTGTGCAGCAGCGTTTTATCTCTCTCTCCTGACCTGAGCTACAGCACTGCAGCAACACTCATCAAGAACCTCCTGCTGGACAAG GTCCTGTCGCTGTCCGAGGCGGCCTCCAGATGTCTGGTGACCGCCGTCACGTCGCTGTGCGCTCGCTATCCCAGACCCATGAGCCACGCTCTGATCGGGccggtgctgcaggaggagaatgTCG gagcGCCGCAGGCAGAGCTGTTGAACAGGCTGATCGAAAGCTGCCTGGATTCACACTACAGACTGCTGGTGTTTCA GACGACGTTTAAAGTTCCCTGGAGCGAGGCGGCGCTCTCCGTTATCCACAGTTTGCTGGACTTGAAG CCCGACTTGAATGAGGAAGTCTTCACGCAGTTCGCCGAGCAGCTCGTCAGACAGAGCTCACAGTTCACCAAGTCTGTGAAGTTCGCAAAGATGATGCTGACTGTGCTCACCAAGTACAGCGGACAC GTTacacctgaacacaaacacGCCCTGTCTGCGTGTCTGGCATCAAACCAGACTTTCCTGAAGAAATCTCTCCAAGCTGCTTTGAAACGTATCACATGA
- the rpl10a gene encoding large ribosomal subunit protein uL1, producing MSKVSRDTLYEAVKEVLQGSVAKRRKFVETVELQISLKNYDPQKDKRFSGTVRLKTLPRPKFSVCVLGDQQHCDEAKAADMPHMDIEALKKLNKNKKLVKKLAKKYDAFLASESLIKQIPRILGPGLNKAGKFPSLLTHNENLNTKVDEVKSTIKFQMKKVLCLAVAVGHVKMTEDELVYNIHLAVNFLVSLLKKNWQNVRALYIKSTMGKPQRLY from the exons ATGAG TAAGGTCTCCAGAGATACGTTGTACGAGGCCgtgaaggaggtcctgcagggATCCGTGGCCAAGCGAAGGAA GTTTGTGGAGACAGTGGAGCTGCAGATCAGCCTGAAAAACTATGATCCCCAGAAGGACAAGCGTTTCTCCGGCACCGTCAG GCTGAAGACTCTCCCCAGGCCCAAGTTCTCCGTGTGTGTCCTGGGAGACCAGCAGCACTGCGACGAGGCCAAGGCGGCCGACATGCCACACATGGACATCGAGGCCCTCAAGAAGCTCAACAAGAACAAGAAATTGGTCAAGAAGCTCG ccaaGAAGTACGACGCCTTCCTGGCCTCCGAGTCTCTGATCAAGCAGATCCCCCGTAtcctgggtcctggtctgaaCAAGGCCGGCAAGTTCCCCTCTCTGCTCACCCACAACGAGAACCTGAACACCAAGGTGGACGAGGTCAAGTCCACCATCAAGTTCCAGATGAAGAAG GTGCTGTGTCTGGCCGTGGCCGTCGGACACGTGAAGATGACCGAGGACGAGCTCGTCTACAACATCCACCTGGCCGTCAActtcctggtgtctctgctgaAGAAGAACTGGCAGAACGTGCGCGCGCTGTACATCAAGAGCACCATGGGAAAACCCCAGCGCCTCTACTAA